aatattagacTTCTTTTACTATTGAACTTCCATTTCCAGCAAGCAAAcatgtcttctttttttctttcttctttcttccaggCAAATATCAAAAGGATACACATACAATAATTGGaaacaaaattttgtttttttaaatcaaattattataagcCTTTTGATTCACCACTAACCAAATGCTTCaaactttcttttttctatctAAGCAATATAGGCAGTCTttccaaatttttaaattctttggTTTGagaaaccataaacccaaaagaGTGGCCTTATAACAACCTTAATTAACAGCCAAGAAACAAGAAGATTTCCATATATAACACTGAGAAAGTTCTCTTTCATTCCTTTGATCCTTTCACCATCCTCACCGTGAACATCATTCCATAATGCCCAAGTATAGTGATActtaattttctgaaataaCAATGCACTATTTCTGAAACAAACGTGGTAATAAATTCTTAAGGAAAGTGCTCTATCTTCACAATTTGTGAGTAATTCAATTTCATATTCTCTATCATTGTAATAAAAATCGTTGAAGAAAGTTGAGATGGATAGCACCCCGTCCACACCTGGGAAGTTCAAGATGGAGAAAGGTTCATATTTTCATAGGCCTCGGTGGCACACTTCCTTAGCCAAGCTCACATTTTGGTCCTTTGTGTTCTTGGGTCTAatgttcatcttcttctttacaACCCCATCAATACCATCACCATCATCGCTTCCTACAGACCATTCACGCAGGTCCCTAAGGACCTATAACAATTTCGGTGCCGCATGGGAGAAGAGGGTTCGTTCTTCTGCAAGAATTAGGTCCCCGAATGGGGTGTCTGTGCTTGTAACTGGTGCTGCAGGTTTTGTTGGAACCCATGTCTCTGCTGCACTCAAACGTAGGGGTGATGGAGTTCTTGGCCTTGACAACTTCAATGATTATTATGATCCCTCGCTAAAACGTGCACGCCAAGCTCTCTTAGAGCGTACTGGGGTCTTCATTGTTGAAGGAGACATTAATGATGTTGACCTTCTCAAGAAACTCTTTGAGATTGTGGCTTTCACCCATGTAATGCATTTAGCTGCTCAAGCTGGTGTCAGGTATTGTTTGTTTTATACCCTAATTAGAGACTTATGTGTTCCTATGAAAAAAGGTATTGTTTTTTGACAACTCTTGAAGCTTTTAGAGAACTAATATGCATCAATATTTGACATAGGTATGCGATGGAAAACCCCGGTTCATATGTTCATAGCAACATTGCAGGTTTTGTGAATTTGCTTGAGGTTTGTAAATCTATGAATCCACAACCTGCTATAGTATGGGCATCTTCAAGCTCAGTATACGGATTGAATACCAAAGTTCCATTTTCCGAAAGGGATAGAACTGACCAACCTGCAAGCTTGTATGCTGCAACTAAGAAAGCAGGTGAAGAAATCGCTCACACATATAATCACATCTATGGACTTTCCTTAACAGGCTTGAGGTTCTTCACTGTTTATGGCCCTTGGGGAAGACCTGATATGGCCTACTTCTTTTTCACAAGGGATATCTTGAAGGGCAAGTCAATTCCGATCTTCGAAGCGGCAAATCATGGAACGGTTGCTAGAGATTTCACTTATATTGATGACATTGTGAGGGGTTGTTTGGGAGCATTGGATACTGCAGAGAAGAGTACTGGTAGTGGAGGGAAGAAAACCGGACCGGCTCAGTTGAGGGTGTTC
This portion of the Arachis duranensis cultivar V14167 chromosome 6, aradu.V14167.gnm2.J7QH, whole genome shotgun sequence genome encodes:
- the LOC107494955 gene encoding UDP-glucuronate 4-epimerase 3-like, with protein sequence MRWSRGRKRCDDQNSERKVMEKVEMDSTPSTPGKFKMEKGSYFHRPRWHTSLAKLTFWSFVFLGLMFIFFFTTPSIPSPSSLPTDHSRRSLRTYNNFGAAWEKRVRSSARIRSPNGVSVLVTGAAGFVGTHVSAALKRRGDGVLGLDNFNDYYDPSLKRARQALLERTGVFIVEGDINDVDLLKKLFEIVAFTHVMHLAAQAGVRYAMENPGSYVHSNIAGFVNLLEVCKSMNPQPAIVWASSSSVYGLNTKVPFSERDRTDQPASLYAATKKAGEEIAHTYNHIYGLSLTGLRFFTVYGPWGRPDMAYFFFTRDILKGKSIPIFEAANHGTVARDFTYIDDIVRGCLGALDTAEKSTGSGGKKTGPAQLRVFNLGNTSPVPVSELVSILERLLKVKAERNIMKLPRNGDVQFTHANISYAQSEFGYKPKTDLQNGLKKFVQWYINYYSDGKKADQ